The DNA window TAAAGTTCGGAAGAATCATCACCCAGATGTTGGATACAATCGTTGTTATCGACACACATTGGGATTCCGCTTTTGCGGAATTGAAATACAAATTCCATAAATTGACAATAGACAGGTGAAATTGATAATGACACAAAAATATGAAGTAATTATAGGATTAGAAATACACGCCCAACTCATTACGGATACAAAAATATTTTGCCGATGTAAAAACAGATATGGAGCCGAGCCTAATTCACTGGTTTGTCCAGTCTGTTTAGGATTACCCGGGACATTGCCGGTCCTGAATCAGAAATGTGTCGAATATGCTATGAAAATGGGTTTAGCGACTGAATGTACTATTGCTCGCTTTTCAAGATTCGCACGAAAGAACTATTTTTATCCAGATTTAACTAAAGGGTATCAAATTTCTCAATATGATGAACCGCTTTGCGCAAGTGGTTCCGTTTTAATTCGTGTCAATGACAAAGAAAAACGGATCGGTATCACGCGTATTCATCTCGAAGAAGATGCCGGAAAATCGATTCATAACTCTGGTGAAATCACTGACACTTTAGTCGATTACAATAGGTGCGGTGTTCCATTGATCGAAATAGTATCTGAGCCGGATATGCGTTCTCCTGAAGAAGCATATTCCTATCTTGCGAAACTCAAACAAATCCTTGAATATCTTGAAATTTGTGATTGCAACATGGAAGAAGGTAGCCTTCGGTGCGACGCCAATATTTCACTGAGACCATTCGGGCAGGAAAAATTTGGCACGAAAACTGAAATGAAGAATATGAATTCGTTTAGAGGTGTCGAACGTGCGTTGAATTTTGAAATTCAACGCCAAATGAAAATATTAGATAAAGGCGGGCAAGTTCTTCAACAAACGCTACTTTGGGACGAAACTTCCGGCATGGCAAAGCCAATGCGCACAAAAGAGGAATCCGATGATTATCGTTATTTCCCTGAACCGGATTTAGTCCCTCTCAGTGTCAGTGAAAAAATGATCAACCAAGTTCGTAATGAATTACCCGAATTACCTGATGATAAATTCAAAAGATTTATTAGCCAATATCATTTGCGGGAATATGATACTAAGGTTCTAACAGCTGACCGAAAAATTGCTGATTATTATGAAAAGGTGGTTAAGATCAGTAACGATCCGGTTTTAACAAGTAAATGGATTCAGTCCGAGACGCTTCGCGCAATAAAGGACAAAAATACTGATATCGAACATTTCCGAATATCGTCTGAACGTATGGGGCGATTATTAAATATCTTGAAAAATAATGAGATAACTGTTTCTGTTGCAAAAGAAGTGTTCAGCAAAATGTTGGAATCCTCCGATTCTCCTGAACAGATTATTGCCAAAGAAAATTTAGCACAAGTTAATGATTCTGAAGACCTTAAATCCATTATCAAGGAAATGATTGCTGAAAATCCAAACGAACTGGAAAAATATCGAGACGGGAAAAAAGCTTTGTTCGGCTTTTTCATGGGACAAATGATGAAAAAGACAAAAGGGAAGACGAATCCTGATGTTTTGTCTTCTTTATTGAAAAAATTATTGGAGTGATACGGACATAGAAGCAGTTTTCTATTTCCTTGTCAATTCTCTTAAATTCGGTTAAACTATGGCGCTTTTTTAGGAGAGATGTCCGAGAGGCTTAAGGAGCACGCTTGGAAAGCGTGTGTATCGGAAACGGTACCCGGGGTTCGAATCCCCGTCTCTCCGCAAAAATTTTAAAAAAATCTATTCCTAAAAAAGTCCCAATCTTGTATCCAAAAAAATTGCATAAAAAAATTACACTTTAAATCATTTAAGAATCTTCATAATTTAGAATCTTAAAATTTAAATAAGTTTATATATTTTGAGATATACTATATATAATAAACTAATAATATTTTAATAGCAACAATTATAAATATCTATTAAATTTACCGCAATTATTTTTTAATAGATTTTTACAATAATTGACATTTAGAAAGGATAAGTAAGGAAGAAAAATGGTTGAAAGGGTTAAAAAAGATAATGTAGAATTCGTAAGGTTGCAGTTATTCGATCTGATGGGAGTTCCCAAAGAGGTGATTATTCCGGTAGAAGAACTTGAAGATTCGCTGGAAAACGGTGTTTGGTTTGACGGTTCATCAATCGAAGGTTTTGCTAGAATTCAGGAAAGTGATCTATTTTTGAAACCGGATATCAAAACATACTCCTTGTTACCCTGGTTGAACGAAGGCGGTAAGACGGCGAGAGTCATTTGCGATATTTATCGTTCGGATAATCAACCATTTGAAGATGATCCACGGACGGTTTTACGAAAAGTTGTACAAGAATCTCGAGATATGGGATTTGAATATTACGTGGGTCCTGAACTCGAATTTTATCTTTTTAAAAAGGACGATTCCACGCGAACTAAGCCAATAGATAGTGGCAGTTATTTTGATTTAAACTCTTACGAAGGTTATCAGTTAATCAAAGATATTATCACTGCGTTAAAAAGTTTCGGAATATCAGTCGAGACTTCGCATCACGAAGTCGGAATCGGACAATACGAAATCGATTTTAAATATGGAACGGCTTTAGAAACCGCTGACAGGTTGCTAACTTTAAAATATACAGTGAAGAAAATTTCACAGATGCACAATATTCAAGCGACTTTCATGCCAAAACCAATTTCTGGAATTGCTGGCTCAGGTATGCACGTTCACCAGAGTTTGTTCGATATCAAGACAGGTAAAAATTTATTTTATAACGGTGACGATCCATACAGACTTTCACCATTGGCTTATAATTTTATGGCTGGGTTGATGAAACATGTCAAGGCCATGGCGGCTATACTTTGCCCAACGGTCAATTCTTATAAACGTTTGGTTACTGGTTATGAAGCGCCGGTTTATATTTCATGGGGGAGCAAAAACAGAACCGCGCTTGTTCGTATTCCAAATTGGTTTAATAGTAAGCCAAATTCAGCACGGATGGAATTGCGCTGTCCCGATCCTACTTGTAATCCTTATTTATCTTTTGCGGTGATGTTGAAAGCCGGACTTGAAGGTATCAAGCACAACCTACAGCCGCCGAAACCTGTGGAGGAAAACATTTTCAAGATCGATCGGGAAAGTTTGAGAATAAAAAACATTGATAGTTTACCCAATTCTCTATCAGACGCGATAAGCGAGTTGAAAAAGAGTTCGCTCTTTGCCGATGTGCTTGGAAAACATTTATTTAATAAATACATTGCCATAAAAACAAAGGAAGTTGGAGAATATCACCAGCAGGTAACGCCTTGGGAGGTTGAGAAATACCTCGATCAATTTTAGCCAACTAATCGTGGCCGTTCCAATAGCAGTCCATGAAATATTTGACTGTTCGATTGATTTGGAAATGGCATTGCTCTATTTTTTATGTTAGATTATTAATGTTTTATGAGATGGGAAGTGCTTCTAAATTTGTAAGGAATCGAGAATGCTTAATTATCTGAGTTTGACGCTGTTACTGTTAATTTTAATTCTTCAGATTATACTGTATCTGAAAATGTCAAAAGTCGGAACGCCACAAGATAATTCTATCAAAGAGTTGAAAGATAAAATCGTCGAACTGGAGTCGCGGCTTAATCTTTTCCCAGAAATCGTTCAATCCAAAACTGCAGAAATTATTCAGCGGCGTTTTACCGATTTTACGGATAGCGTCTCGGCAAAAAATTTGGAATTGATACAAAGATTTGGAGCATTTCAAAACGATCTTACCAAATCTCTTTCCGATAGTAGCAGAAAATTGAGTGAGGATTTTACTCGCTTTAAAGAATCATTCCAGAAAGGTTTGACGGAAGATTTCGATAAACTCAATTTGACTGTTGAGAAAAAACTTGAGGCGATCAATGTGAAAGTTCAGGAGAATCTAAACGAAGGTTTTAAAAAGACGAATGAGACGTTTGGTGATGTACTTCAGCGTTTGGCAAAAATCGATGAAGCACAGAAAAAGATCGAAAGTCTTTCAACAAACGTTGTGTCACTCCAAGACATATTATCGGATAAGAAAAGCCGTGGCGTTTTTGGCGAAGTACAGTTAAACCAGATTTTGTTTGCCGTTTTTGGTGATAAGAACGACAAAGTCTTTCAAACCCAATACACGCTTAGTAATTCCTGTCGTGTGGACGCTATTCT is part of the Candidatus Marinimicrobia bacterium CG08_land_8_20_14_0_20_45_22 genome and encodes:
- a CDS encoding Asp-tRNA(Asn)/Glu-tRNA(Gln) amidotransferase GatCAB subunit B, whose amino-acid sequence is MTQKYEVIIGLEIHAQLITDTKIFCRCKNRYGAEPNSLVCPVCLGLPGTLPVLNQKCVEYAMKMGLATECTIARFSRFARKNYFYPDLTKGYQISQYDEPLCASGSVLIRVNDKEKRIGITRIHLEEDAGKSIHNSGEITDTLVDYNRCGVPLIEIVSEPDMRSPEEAYSYLAKLKQILEYLEICDCNMEEGSLRCDANISLRPFGQEKFGTKTEMKNMNSFRGVERALNFEIQRQMKILDKGGQVLQQTLLWDETSGMAKPMRTKEESDDYRYFPEPDLVPLSVSEKMINQVRNELPELPDDKFKRFISQYHLREYDTKVLTADRKIADYYEKVVKISNDPVLTSKWIQSETLRAIKDKNTDIEHFRISSERMGRLLNILKNNEITVSVAKEVFSKMLESSDSPEQIIAKENLAQVNDSEDLKSIIKEMIAENPNELEKYRDGKKALFGFFMGQMMKKTKGKTNPDVLSSLLKKLLE
- the glnA gene encoding type I glutamate--ammonia ligase, translating into MVERVKKDNVEFVRLQLFDLMGVPKEVIIPVEELEDSLENGVWFDGSSIEGFARIQESDLFLKPDIKTYSLLPWLNEGGKTARVICDIYRSDNQPFEDDPRTVLRKVVQESRDMGFEYYVGPELEFYLFKKDDSTRTKPIDSGSYFDLNSYEGYQLIKDIITALKSFGISVETSHHEVGIGQYEIDFKYGTALETADRLLTLKYTVKKISQMHNIQATFMPKPISGIAGSGMHVHQSLFDIKTGKNLFYNGDDPYRLSPLAYNFMAGLMKHVKAMAAILCPTVNSYKRLVTGYEAPVYISWGSKNRTALVRIPNWFNSKPNSARMELRCPDPTCNPYLSFAVMLKAGLEGIKHNLQPPKPVEENIFKIDRESLRIKNIDSLPNSLSDAISELKKSSLFADVLGKHLFNKYIAIKTKEVGEYHQQVTPWEVEKYLDQF
- a CDS encoding DNA recombination protein RmuC produces the protein MSKVGTPQDNSIKELKDKIVELESRLNLFPEIVQSKTAEIIQRRFTDFTDSVSAKNLELIQRFGAFQNDLTKSLSDSSRKLSEDFTRFKESFQKGLTEDFDKLNLTVEKKLEAINVKVQENLNEGFKKTNETFGDVLQRLAKIDEAQKKIESLSTNVVSLQDILSDKKSRGVFGEVQLNQILFAVFGDKNDKVFQTQYTLSNSCRVDAILFAPKPMGNIGIDSKFPLENYRKMVDTTLPESVRQEAFKSFNSDVKIKIDEIADKYIIPNETADQAIMFLPAEAVFAELYAYHESLVTYAFSKRVWITSPTTFMAILSTLQTVLNDMERRKYADLIQKELNKLGEDFKRYRDRWTNLSKHIDTVQKDVKEIHTTTDKISNSFDKIAKVEIDNKPLIGSETEQPILLEGRD